A DNA window from Solanum lycopersicum chromosome 3, SLM_r2.1 contains the following coding sequences:
- the LOC101249243 gene encoding gamma carbonic anhydrase-like 2, mitochondrial, which yields MATLGRLSRRVIASTISGHLRHHQSHNLIRRSLATEAQAAINESPDRVKWDYRGQRRIIPLGQWAPKIAVDAYVAPNVVLAGQVTVCDGASVWNGAVLRGDLNKITVGFCSSIQEKCVVHAAWSSPTGLPAETVVDRYVTVGAYCLLRSCTIEPECIIGQHSILMEGSLVETNSILEAGSVLPPGRRIPSGELWAGNPARFVRTLTHEEIKEIPKLSTAINDLANAHHSEFLPYSTVYLEVEKLKKSFGISI from the exons ATGGCGACACTAGGTAGATTATCGAGAAGAGTCATAGCGTCAACTATCTCCGGTCACCTCCGCCACCACCAGAGTCACAATCTCATCCGCCGGTCGCTGGCGACGGAAGCTCAGGCGGCAATAAATGAATCGCCGGATCGAGTGAAATGGGACTATAGAGGGCAGAGGAGGATCATTCCATTAGGTCAGTGGGCACCGAAAATCGCCGTCGATGCCTACGTGGCGCCGAATGTTGTCCTTGCTGGTCAGGTGACTGTCTGTGACGGCGCTTCTGTATGGAACGGAGCCGTCCTAAGAGGAGATCTAAATAAGATTACAGTAGGGTTCTGCTCTAGCATTCAGGAAAAATGTGTGGTTCACGCTGCTTGGTCTTCTCCTACAG GGTTGCCAGCAGAAACAGTAGTAGACAGGTACGTTACAGTTGGTGCGTACTGTCTGTTGCGATCCTGCACAATTGAGCCAGAATGCATTATTGGCCAGCACTCTATCCTTATGGAAGGTTCATTGGTGGAAACTAACTCGATCCTTGAAGCTGGGTCGGTGCTCCCACCTGGGAGGAGGATTCCAAGTGGTGAACTTTGGGCTGGGAATCCCGCAAGATTTGTCAGGACCTTGACCCATGAAGAGATAAAAGAGATACCTAAGCTTTCTACCGCAATAAATGATTTGGCCAATGCTCACCACTCAGAATTTCTGCCTTACTCCACCGTATATTTGGAAGTTGAGAAGCTTAAGAAATCATTTGGTATTTCGATTTAG
- the LOC101257145 gene encoding probable UDP-arabinopyranose mutase 1 isoform X1, whose product MAPTLNGEVDIVIPTIRSLNFLENWRPFFEPYHLIIIQDGDPTKEIKVPEGFDYELYNRNDINRILGPKANCISFKDGACRCFGFLVSKKKFIYTIDDDCFVAKDPSGKEIDALAKHLENLTKPSTPYFFNTLYDPYREGADFVRGYPFSLRAGVPTAVSHGLWLNIPDYDAPTQLVKPLDRNTSVGSNRYVDAVLTIPKGTLYPMCAMNLAFNRELIGAAMYFGIMGDGQPLGRYDDMWAGWCTKVVCDHLGYGVKTGLPYLWHSKASNPFVNLKKEYNGLFWQEEMIPFFQSVILPKKCTNAQECYLELAKQAKEKLGPVDPYFNNLADAMVTWIEAWEEFNAPANVKNGSA is encoded by the exons atggctCCAACTTTGAATGGTGAGGTAGACATAGTGATACCAACCATAAGAAGCTTGAACTTCTTGGAGAATTGGAGGCCATTCTTTGAGCCATATCATTTGATCATCATTCAAGATGGTGATCCCACCAAGGAAATCAAGGTCCCTGAGGGCTTCGATTACGAGCTCTATAATCGCAATGATATCAACAGGATTCTTGGTCctaaggccaattgcatctccttcaaggatgGTGCTTGTCGTTGCTTCGGCTTCTTGGTTTCTAAGAAGAAGTTTATCTATACTATTGATGATGATTGCTTT GTGGCTAAGGATCCAAGTGGGAAAGAAATTGATGCATTGGCTAAGCATCTTGAAAATCTGACAAAACCATCCACACCCTACTTCTTCAACACTCTGTATGATCCATACAGAGAAGGTGCTGATTTCGTTCGAGGGTATCCGTTTAGCTTGAGGGCTGGTGTACCAACTGCTGTCTCTCATGGACTCTGGCTTAACATCCCTGATTACGATGCCCCCACTCAGCTCGTCAAGCCTCTGGATCGTAACACCAG TGTTGGTTCAAACAGGTATGTGGATGCTGTGTTGACAATCCCTAAAGGGACTCTGTATCCCATGTGTGCTATGAACCTTGCGTTTAACAGAGAACTTATCGGTGCTGCTATGTACTTTGGGATTATGGGTGATGGACAGCCTCTTGGCAGATATGATGATATGTGGGCTGGCTGGTGTACCAAA GTGGTGTGTGATCATTTGGGCTATGGTGTGAAGACAGGGCTGCCATATTTATGGCACAGCAAGGCTAGCAATCCGTTCGTGAACCTGAAGAAGGAATACAACGGGCTGTTCTGGCAAGAAGAGATGATTCCCTTCTTTCAATCTGTGATCTTACCTAAAAAATGCACCAATGCTCAAGAATGCTATCTCGAGCTCGCTAAGCAAGCCAAGGAAAAGCTTGGTCCAGTTGATCCATATTTCAACAACCTTGCTGATGCTATGGTCACCTGGATTGAGGCCTGGGAAGAATTCAACGCACCAGCAAATGTCAAGAACGGGTCTGCTTAG
- the LOC101257145 gene encoding probable UDP-arabinopyranose mutase 1 isoform X2 produces MAPTLNGEVDIVIPTIRSLNFLENWRPFFEPYHLIIIQDGDPTKEIKVPEGFDYELYNRNDINRILGPKANCISFKDGACRCFGFLVSKKKFIYTIDDDCFVAKDPSGKEIDALAKHLENLTKPSTPYFFNTLYDPYREGADFVRGYPFSLRAGVPTAVSHGLWLNIPDYDAPTQLVKPLDRNTRYVDAVLTIPKGTLYPMCAMNLAFNRELIGAAMYFGIMGDGQPLGRYDDMWAGWCTKVVCDHLGYGVKTGLPYLWHSKASNPFVNLKKEYNGLFWQEEMIPFFQSVILPKKCTNAQECYLELAKQAKEKLGPVDPYFNNLADAMVTWIEAWEEFNAPANVKNGSA; encoded by the exons atggctCCAACTTTGAATGGTGAGGTAGACATAGTGATACCAACCATAAGAAGCTTGAACTTCTTGGAGAATTGGAGGCCATTCTTTGAGCCATATCATTTGATCATCATTCAAGATGGTGATCCCACCAAGGAAATCAAGGTCCCTGAGGGCTTCGATTACGAGCTCTATAATCGCAATGATATCAACAGGATTCTTGGTCctaaggccaattgcatctccttcaaggatgGTGCTTGTCGTTGCTTCGGCTTCTTGGTTTCTAAGAAGAAGTTTATCTATACTATTGATGATGATTGCTTT GTGGCTAAGGATCCAAGTGGGAAAGAAATTGATGCATTGGCTAAGCATCTTGAAAATCTGACAAAACCATCCACACCCTACTTCTTCAACACTCTGTATGATCCATACAGAGAAGGTGCTGATTTCGTTCGAGGGTATCCGTTTAGCTTGAGGGCTGGTGTACCAACTGCTGTCTCTCATGGACTCTGGCTTAACATCCCTGATTACGATGCCCCCACTCAGCTCGTCAAGCCTCTGGATCGTAACACCAG GTATGTGGATGCTGTGTTGACAATCCCTAAAGGGACTCTGTATCCCATGTGTGCTATGAACCTTGCGTTTAACAGAGAACTTATCGGTGCTGCTATGTACTTTGGGATTATGGGTGATGGACAGCCTCTTGGCAGATATGATGATATGTGGGCTGGCTGGTGTACCAAA GTGGTGTGTGATCATTTGGGCTATGGTGTGAAGACAGGGCTGCCATATTTATGGCACAGCAAGGCTAGCAATCCGTTCGTGAACCTGAAGAAGGAATACAACGGGCTGTTCTGGCAAGAAGAGATGATTCCCTTCTTTCAATCTGTGATCTTACCTAAAAAATGCACCAATGCTCAAGAATGCTATCTCGAGCTCGCTAAGCAAGCCAAGGAAAAGCTTGGTCCAGTTGATCCATATTTCAACAACCTTGCTGATGCTATGGTCACCTGGATTGAGGCCTGGGAAGAATTCAACGCACCAGCAAATGTCAAGAACGGGTCTGCTTAG
- the ABCG5 gene encoding ABC transporter G family member 11 has product MRNSSSSTTSANDVMMEIEANKPQGNGIVVGGLSPLSETLWKEKRNTEFIGDVSARLAWKDLTVMVTLNNGETQNVLEGLTGYAEPGTFTALMGPSGSGKSTLLDALSGRLASNAFLSGRVLLNGRKANLSFGTAAYVTQDDTLIGTLTVRETISYSARLRLPDRMPWLEKRTLIESTIIEMGLQDCADTVIGNWHLRGISGGEKRRVSIALEILMRPRLLFLDEPTSGLDSASAFFVTQTLRGLSRDGRTVIASIHQPSSEVFELFDRLYLLSGGKTVYFGQASEAYEFFAQAGFPCPALRNPSDHFLRCINSDFDKVKATLKGSMKLRFESNEDPLDKTTTAEAIRILVDYYRRSQYSYSANERVEEMSKVKGTVLDSGGSQASFFMQAYTLTKRSFVNMSRDFGYYWLRLVIYLVVTICIGTIYLNVGTGYSSILARGACASFVFGFVTFMSIGGFPSFVEDMKVFQRERMNGHYGVFAFVVSNTLSAMPFLILITFLSGTVCYFMVRLHPGFTHYLFFVICLYASVTVVESLMMVIASVVPNFLMGIIIGAGIQGIFMLVSGYFRLPNDIPKPFWRYPMSYLSFHFWALQGQYQNDLMGLEFDNSSPDLPKIPGEFILEQIFQIDLNRSKWIDVSVIFVMIITYRIIFFIMIKINEDVTPWIRGYIARRKMQQKNGNQKQTIAPYGLTQSPSLRAYVGNNGPNSNR; this is encoded by the exons ATGAGGAATTCGTCATCGTCTACTACTTCAGCAAATGATGTGATGATGGAAATTGAAGCGAATAAACCACAAGGTAATGGTATCGTTGTAGGTGGGTTGAGTCCGTTGAGTGAAACATTATGGAAGGAGAAAAGAAATACAGAGTTTATTGGTGATGTTTCTGCTAGATTGGCTTGGAAAGATCTAACAGTAATGGTTACTCTTAATAATGGTGAAACACAGAATGTTCTAGAAGGACTTACTGGTTATGCTGAACCTGGAACTTTTACTGCGTTAATGGGTCCTTCTGGTTCTGGAAAGTCTACTCTTCTCGATGCTCTCTCTGGTCGTCTTGCTTCGAACGCTTTTCTATCCGGCAGAGTTTTGCTTAATGGACGTAAAGCTAATCTCTCTTTTGGAACTGCG gcaTATGTGACGCAAGATGATACGTTGATTGGGACATTGACAGTTAGAGAGACGATATCGTATTCTGCTAGACTACGCCTTCCTGATCGGATGCCATGGTTGGAGAAACGGACGTTGATTGAGAGTACTATTATTGAAATGGGACTTCAGGATTGTGCTGATACAGTTATTGGAAACTGGCATTTACGTGGTATAAGTGGAGGAGAAAAAAGGAGAGTTAGTATCGCGCTTGAGATTCTTATGAGGCCTAGATTGCTCTTCCTTGATGAGCCAACTAGTGGTCTTGACAG TGCTTCGGCGTTCTTTGTTACACAGACACTACGTGGTCTGTCGAGAGATGGAAGGACTGTGATAGCTTCAATTCATCAGCCGAGTAGTGAAGTATTTGAGTTGTTTGACAGATTATATTTGCTTTCTGGAGGCAAAACAGTTTACTTTGGTCAAGCTTCTGAAGCATATGAG TTCTTTGCACAAGCTGGATTTCCTTGTCCTGCTCTAAGAAATCCATCAGATCATTTCCTACGATGTATCAATTCTGATTTCGACAAAGTTAAGGCAACTCTAAAGGGGTCGATGAAGCTACGG TTTGAGTCCAATGAGGATCCTCTTGACAAAACAACGACAGCTGAAGCTATACGCATCTTAGTAGACTATTATCGTCGTTCTCAGTACAGCTACTCAGCTAATGAAAGGGTTGAAGAAATGTCGAAAGTT AAAGGAACAGTGCTAGATTCTGGAGGAAGTCAGGCTAGTTTCTTTATGCAGGCCTACACCTTAACGAAACGTTCCTTTGTTAACATGTCAAGAGACTTTGGTTATTACTGGTTGAGGCTTGTTATCTACTTGGTGGTCACTATCTGCATTGGAACTATCTATCTTAACGTGGGAACCGGTTATAGTTCCATCCTG GCAAGAGGAGCATGTGCATCATTCGTCTTTGGATTTGTGACATTCATGTCAATTGGAGGATTCCCTTCTTTCGTCGAAGATATGAAG GTTTTTCAAAGAGAGAGGATGAATGGGCACTATGGTGTTTTTGCATTTGTCGTGAGCAATACCTTATCTGCAATGCCATTTCTGATACTGATCACCTTTCTTTCTGGCACTGTATGCTATTTCATGGTCCGGTTACACCCGGGCTTCACGCACTatttattctttgtaatatgcCTCTACGCCAGTGTCACTGTTGTCGAAAGCTTGATGATGGTCATAGCTAGTGTTGTCCCTAATTTCCTCATGGGTATCATTATAGGTGCTGGAATCCAG GGAATATTTATGTTAGTCTCTGGATACTTTCGACTCCCCAACGACATCCCAAAGCCTTTCTGGCGTTACCCTATGTCTTACCTCAGTTTCCATTTCTGGGCACTACAG GGGCAATATCAAAACGATTTGATGGGATTGGAGTTTGATAACTCGAGTCCTGATCTCCCCAAAATCCCAGGTGAATTCATACTGGAGCAGATATTCCAAATTGATCTGAACAGATCAAAATGGATAGACGTGAGTGTGATCTTCGTGATGATAATCACCTATCGTATTATCTTCTTTATCATGATCAAGATCAACGAAGATGTAACCCCGTGGATCAGAGGTTACATTGCTAGAAGAAAAATGCAGCAGAAGAATGGAAATCAAAAACAGACAATTGCTCCATATGGTCTTACTCAATCACCCTCTCTCAGGGCCTATGTTGGAAACAATGGACCAAATAGCAATAGGTAA
- the TDR8 gene encoding MADS-box transcription factor TDR8 (The RefSeq protein has 4 substitutions compared to this genomic sequence), whose protein sequence is MGRGKVELKRIENQTNRQVTFSKRRNGLLKKAYELSILCDAEVALLLFSPSGKAYHFASHDIERTILRYKNEVGLSKNSDQGPRAMEVWRTKIDDMTRTIHELEARDKHFAGEELSNLGMKELKQLERQLRVGVERIRSKKRRIISEHIHWLKRRHKILHEENIHLQKQVKLYEVEGSSRILDTNPSELLSKG, encoded by the exons ATGGGGAGAGGGAAAGTTGAATTGAAGAGAATAGAGAATCAAACAAATAGGCAAGTTACCTTCTCCAAGAGAAGAAATGGTTTAATTAAAAAAGCTTATGAACTCTCTATTCTATGTGATGCTGAAGTTGCCCTTCTCCTTTTCTCTCCTTCTGGCAAAGCTTATCATTTCGCGAGTCACGA CATCGAAAGGACTATTTTAAGGTACAAGAATGAAGTTGGATTGTCCAAAAATAGTGATCAAGGCCCCAGAGCTATGGAG GTTTGGAGAACTAAGATTGATGACATGACAAGAACAATACATGAACTTGAAGCTAGAGATAA GCATTTGACTGGAGAAGAGTTATCAAATCTTGGTATGAAAGAATTGAAGCAGTTGGAGCGTCAACTCAGAGTTGGAGTTGAACGCATTCGATCTAAAAag AGGCGTATCATTTCCGAACATATTCATTGGCTTAAGAGGAGG CATAAAATCCTTCATGAGGAGAACATCCATCTTCAAAAGCAA gtaaaattatatgaagtaGAAGGGAGCTCAAGGATTCTCGATTCAAATCCAAGTGAGTTACTTTCTAAG GGATGA
- the LOC101249529 gene encoding SUMO-activating enzyme subunit 1B-1 gives MGTEGEQLTEQETAIYDRQIRVWGVDAQRRLSKSNVFVSGLRGTSVEFCKNIVLAGVGSLTLNDDRMVTEDLLFANFLTPPAENDFRGKSVAELCCDSLKDFNPMVSVSVEKGALSIFDADFFQKFDVVVVNCCSLLTKKSVNAKCRKLPKRVAFYSVECRDSCGEIFVDLQNYSYCKKKNEETIECKLHYPSFEEAIAVPWRSLPKRMSKLYYAMRVIERFEELEGQNPGETSVDDLPNVQKLRKELCEAHSLNESQIPDSLLRRLIASISEFPPVCAIVGGILGQEVIKAISGKGDPLKNFFFFDAMDGKGIIEDISNGKS, from the exons ATGGGAACGGAAGGTGAGCAATTGACGGAGCAGGAAACTGCCATCTATGATCGACAAATTAGGGTTTGGGGCGTTGATGCTCAGAGAAG GCTCAGCAAATCCAATGTGTTTGTTAGTGGACTGAGAGGAACTAGTGTTGAG TTCTGCAAGAATATTGTTTTAGCTGGAGTAGGTAGTTTGACACTAAATGATGACCGGATGGTGACCGAAGATCTATTATTTGCTAATTTCTTAACTCCTCCCGCTGAAAATGATTTCCGGGGGAAGTCTGTTGCTGAGCTTTGCTGTGATTCTTTGAAGGATTTCAATCCTATGGTTTCTGTTTCTGTAGAGAAAG GTGCTCTGTCCATCTTCGATGCTGATTTCTTTCAGAagtttgatgttgttgttgttaattgTTGCTCCCTTTTGACAAAA AAATCAGTAAATGCAAAATGTCGCAAGTTGCCAAAGCGTGTAGCATTTTACAGTGTAGAATGCCGTGACTCCTGCGGTGAGATATTTGTTGATTTACAGAACTACAGCTACTGTAAG aaaaaaaatgaagagacaaTTGAATGTAAATTGCATTATCCAAGTTTTGAG GAAGCCATTGCAGTCCCCTGGAGATCTCTACCGAAGAGAATGTCAAAGCTGTATTATGCAATGAGAG TTATAGAAAGGTTTGAAGAGCTTGAGGGACAAAATCCTGGAGAAACTTCTGTTGATGACCTTCCAAATGTTCAGAAGTTGAGGAAGGAACTCTGCGAGGCACAT TCCTTAAATGAATCTCAGATCCCAGATTCTCTTCTGAGAAGATTGATAGCAAGTATAAGTGAATTTCCTCCAGTCTGTGCTATCGTTGGAGGAATTCTTGGACAG GAGGTAATAAAAGCAATATCTGGCAAAGGCGATCCTCTTAagaactttttcttctttgacgCCATGGATGGTAAAGGGATAATAGAGGACATATCTAATGGCAAGAGCTGA
- the TDR8 gene encoding MADS-box transcription factor TDR8 isoform X3 codes for MGRGKVELKRIENQTNRQVTFSKRRNGLIKKAYELSILCDAEVALLLFSPSGKAYHFASHDIERTILRYKNEVGLSKNSDQGPRAMEVWRTKIDDMTRTIHELEARDKHLTGEELSNLGMKELKQLERQLRVGVERIRSKKHKILHEENIHLQKQVKLYEVEGSSRILDSNPRMRII; via the exons ATGGGGAGAGGGAAAGTTGAATTGAAGAGAATAGAGAATCAAACAAATAGGCAAGTTACCTTCTCCAAGAGAAGAAATGGTTTAATTAAAAAAGCTTATGAACTCTCTATTCTATGTGATGCTGAAGTTGCCCTTCTCCTTTTCTCTCCTTCTGGCAAAGCTTATCATTTCGCGAGTCACGA CATCGAAAGGACTATTTTAAGGTACAAGAATGAAGTTGGATTGTCCAAAAATAGTGATCAAGGCCCCAGAGCTATGGAG GTTTGGAGAACTAAGATTGATGACATGACAAGAACAATACATGAACTTGAAGCTAGAGATAA GCATTTGACTGGAGAAGAGTTATCAAATCTTGGTATGAAAGAATTGAAGCAGTTGGAGCGTCAACTCAGAGTTGGAGTTGAACGCATTCGATCTAAAAag CATAAAATCCTTCATGAGGAGAACATCCATCTTCAAAAGCAA gtaaaattatatgaagtaGAAGGGAGCTCAAGGATTCTCGATTCAAATCCAA GGATGAGGATTATATGA
- the TDR8 gene encoding MADS-box transcription factor TDR8 isoform X1, whose amino-acid sequence MGRGKVELKRIENQTNRQVTFSKRRNGLIKKAYELSILCDAEVALLLFSPSGKAYHFASHDIERTILRYKNEVGLSKNSDQGPRAMEVWRTKIDDMTRTIHELEARDKHLTGEELSNLGMKELKQLERQLRVGVERIRSKKRRIISEHIHWLKRRHKILHEENIHLQKQVKLYEVEGSSRILDSNPRMRII is encoded by the exons ATGGGGAGAGGGAAAGTTGAATTGAAGAGAATAGAGAATCAAACAAATAGGCAAGTTACCTTCTCCAAGAGAAGAAATGGTTTAATTAAAAAAGCTTATGAACTCTCTATTCTATGTGATGCTGAAGTTGCCCTTCTCCTTTTCTCTCCTTCTGGCAAAGCTTATCATTTCGCGAGTCACGA CATCGAAAGGACTATTTTAAGGTACAAGAATGAAGTTGGATTGTCCAAAAATAGTGATCAAGGCCCCAGAGCTATGGAG GTTTGGAGAACTAAGATTGATGACATGACAAGAACAATACATGAACTTGAAGCTAGAGATAA GCATTTGACTGGAGAAGAGTTATCAAATCTTGGTATGAAAGAATTGAAGCAGTTGGAGCGTCAACTCAGAGTTGGAGTTGAACGCATTCGATCTAAAAag AGGCGTATCATTTCCGAACATATTCATTGGCTTAAGAGGAGG CATAAAATCCTTCATGAGGAGAACATCCATCTTCAAAAGCAA gtaaaattatatgaagtaGAAGGGAGCTCAAGGATTCTCGATTCAAATCCAA GGATGAGGATTATATGA
- the TDR8 gene encoding MADS-box transcription factor TDR8 isoform X2, with product MGRGKVELKRIENQTNRQVTFSKRRNGLIKKAYELSILCDAEVALLLFSPSGKAYHFASHDIERTILRYKNEVGLSKNSDQGPRAMEVWRTKIDDMTRTIHELEARDKHLTGEELSNLGMKELKQLERQLRVGVERIRSKKHKILHEENIHLQKQVKLYEVEGSSRILDSNPSELLSKG from the exons ATGGGGAGAGGGAAAGTTGAATTGAAGAGAATAGAGAATCAAACAAATAGGCAAGTTACCTTCTCCAAGAGAAGAAATGGTTTAATTAAAAAAGCTTATGAACTCTCTATTCTATGTGATGCTGAAGTTGCCCTTCTCCTTTTCTCTCCTTCTGGCAAAGCTTATCATTTCGCGAGTCACGA CATCGAAAGGACTATTTTAAGGTACAAGAATGAAGTTGGATTGTCCAAAAATAGTGATCAAGGCCCCAGAGCTATGGAG GTTTGGAGAACTAAGATTGATGACATGACAAGAACAATACATGAACTTGAAGCTAGAGATAA GCATTTGACTGGAGAAGAGTTATCAAATCTTGGTATGAAAGAATTGAAGCAGTTGGAGCGTCAACTCAGAGTTGGAGTTGAACGCATTCGATCTAAAAag CATAAAATCCTTCATGAGGAGAACATCCATCTTCAAAAGCAA gtaaaattatatgaagtaGAAGGGAGCTCAAGGATTCTCGATTCAAATCCAAGTGAGTTACTTTCTAAG GGATGA